Part of the Longimicrobiaceae bacterium genome is shown below.
GGAAGCCGTCCACCTCGGGCATGATGATGTCCAGCAGCATCAGGTCGAAGCCGCCCCCGCGCGCCATCGCCAGGCCGGGCAGCCCGCCGTCCGCGGTTTCCACCGCGTAGCCGAGGCGGCCGAGCAGGCGCACCAGCAAGTCGCGGTTGACCTGGCTGTCGTCCACCACCAGCACCCGGCCGCGATTGGCGGTTGCCACGCGCCCGGCGCCCCCGGCGGAGCGGAAGCGCTCGACCACCTCGCGCACGTCGTCCGGCGCCTCGGCCGGCTCGTCTCCCGCGCCCAGCAGCTCCAGCAACAGCACCAGGTCGTTCACCAGCTCCACCACGTATCTCCCCGCCTGGGCCACCTGGCCCAGCTCGTCCAGCAGCCGCGCCTGCGCGGCCGCAGCGGGGTCCTCGGCCAGCAGCTCCACGTGGGCGAGCACGGCCGCCACGGCGGGCCGCAGGTACGCCCCCAGCCGGGCCGACACCGCCTCCCACTCGCTGGGGAACTTGCCCGTCGCCACGCGCGACAGGTCCAGCACGTCGGCCACCAGCGGCGGGAGCAGCCGGCCCGCCTCGTGGATGCGCTGCACGGCGGACCGCGTCCACCCGTCGCCGGCAGCGGGCGTCTCGGCCGCCAGCGCGCCGCTCAGCCCCAGCAGCGCCTCGACGGGGATCGACAGCTCCTCGCGCAGCTGCGCCAGCACGCGCGGGCCGGCGCGCAGCGGGTCCCGCAGCCGCGCCTCGGCCACGCGCGCGAGCAGGGCCGCGCG
Proteins encoded:
- a CDS encoding response regulator, translated to MSGDASPRAALLARVAEARLRDPLRAGPRVLAQLREELSIPVEALLGLSGALAAETPAAGDGWTRSAVQRIHEAGRLLPPLVADVLDLSRVATGKFPSEWEAVSARLGAYLRPAVAAVLAHVELLAEDPAAAAQARLLDELGQVAQAGRYVVELVNDLVLLLELLGAGDEPAEAPDDVREVVERFRSAGGAGRVATANRGRVLVVDDSQVNRDLLVRLLGRLGYAVETADGGLPGLAMARGGGFDLMLLDIIMPEVDGFQVLHQLKADAALRSLPVIVISALDEGESVSRCLEMGAEDYLAKPFDPLILKTRIGAALEKRRLSAEPA